A single genomic interval of Bacillus smithii harbors:
- a CDS encoding IS607 family transposase: MRYYSIHEFSKLINRTPQTLRNWDKSGKLKPHHTGSNGYRYYSHDQLKEVLGIKETSQKVVGYCRVSSNKQKDDLQRQVENMKKYLESLNVEYEIIQDIGSGINYKKKGLRQLIKMINNKEVDKIVVFYKDRLLRFGFELVEYMANLNGCEIEVLDSTEKTDEQELVEDLIQIVTVFSCRLQGKRANKTRKLVDELIEENEELLNDKVNKSDVETK; this comes from the coding sequence ATGAGATATTATAGCATTCATGAATTTTCCAAATTAATCAATCGAACGCCACAAACTTTAAGAAATTGGGACAAAAGTGGAAAATTAAAACCACATCATACTGGCTCAAACGGCTATAGATATTATTCTCACGATCAACTTAAAGAGGTACTTGGTATTAAAGAAACTAGTCAAAAAGTGGTTGGTTATTGCAGAGTTTCTTCTAATAAACAAAAAGATGATTTGCAAAGACAAGTTGAAAATATGAAAAAATATTTAGAATCGTTAAATGTTGAATATGAAATCATTCAAGACATTGGTAGTGGGATTAATTACAAGAAAAAAGGTTTGCGTCAACTAATCAAAATGATAAATAACAAAGAAGTAGATAAAATAGTAGTATTCTATAAAGATAGGCTTCTTAGATTTGGTTTTGAATTGGTTGAGTATATGGCAAACCTTAATGGGTGTGAGATTGAAGTTTTAGATAGCACTGAAAAAACAGATGAACAAGAACTTGTAGAAGATTTAATACAGATTGTTACAGTATTTAGTTGTAGATTACAAGGAAAACGTGCTAATAAAACTAGAAAGTTAGTAGATGAATTAATTGAGGAAAATGAGGAGTTGCTAAATGATAAAGTCAATAAAAGTGATGTTGAAACCAAATAA
- a CDS encoding RNA-guided endonuclease InsQ/TnpB family protein → MIKSIKVMLKPNNKQKTKLFLYANTARFAYNWTIAKQQENYQNGGKFINDSTLRKQFTQMKKLDEFNWLNYVSNNVTKQAIKDACDAYKRFFKGLSKYPKFKSKKKSTPSFYQDNVKIKFTKTHVKVEGFASSKKSNKQKINWIRLAEKGRIPFGENVKYTNPRFTFDGLNWWVSVGIETDSDYSPSKTEGIGIDLGIKDLAVCSDGKVYGNINKTKRIRQLEKKKRRLQRKISRKYEKGREGNRYRKTNNIIKSEKQLLKVSRRLTNIRHNYIHQITSEIVNRKPMFIVLEDLNVKGMMKNKHLAESVQQQCFHEFRRQIEYKSNWNNIRFILADRWFPSSKLCSCCGKVKKDLKLSDRTFECECGNIVDRDYQASINLKKYGENVLESAS, encoded by the coding sequence ATGATAAAGTCAATAAAAGTGATGTTGAAACCAAATAATAAGCAAAAAACTAAATTATTTCTATATGCGAATACAGCTAGATTTGCTTATAATTGGACAATTGCAAAGCAACAAGAAAATTATCAAAATGGTGGTAAATTCATCAATGATTCAACTTTGAGAAAACAGTTTACTCAAATGAAAAAACTTGATGAATTTAATTGGTTGAATTATGTAAGCAATAATGTAACGAAACAAGCGATTAAAGATGCTTGTGATGCTTACAAACGATTTTTTAAAGGACTATCAAAATATCCAAAATTCAAGAGTAAAAAGAAATCTACACCTAGTTTTTATCAAGACAATGTGAAAATTAAATTCACAAAAACACATGTAAAAGTAGAAGGATTTGCTTCAAGTAAGAAGTCGAATAAACAAAAGATAAATTGGATTCGATTAGCTGAGAAAGGACGTATTCCATTTGGTGAAAATGTTAAGTATACGAATCCTCGATTTACATTTGATGGTTTGAATTGGTGGGTATCTGTTGGAATAGAAACAGATAGTGATTATTCTCCTTCAAAAACAGAAGGGATAGGTATTGACTTAGGAATAAAAGATTTAGCTGTTTGTTCTGATGGTAAAGTTTATGGAAATATTAATAAAACAAAAAGAATTAGGCAATTAGAGAAGAAAAAGCGTAGGTTGCAACGCAAAATATCAAGAAAATATGAAAAAGGAAGGGAGGGAAACCGTTACAGGAAAACCAACAACATTATAAAAAGTGAAAAGCAACTTTTAAAAGTTTCACGAAGACTAACGAATATTCGTCATAACTACATACATCAAATCACTTCTGAAATCGTAAACAGAAAACCAATGTTTATTGTTTTAGAAGATTTGAATGTAAAAGGTATGATGAAAAATAAACATTTAGCTGAATCTGTTCAACAACAATGTTTCCATGAATTTAGAAGACAAATTGAATACAAGTCAAATTGGAATAATATTCGCTTCATTTTGGCGGATAGATGGTTTCCAAGTTCTAAGTTGTGTTCTTGTTGCGGAAAAGTTAAAAAAGACTTGAAGTTATCCGATAGAACTTTTGAATGCGAATGTGGAAATATTGTTGATCGAGATTATCAAGCGTCTATAAATCTTAAAAAATATGGTGAAAATGTTTTAGAATCTGCATCTTAA
- a CDS encoding 5-methyltetrahydropteroyltriglutamate--homocysteine S-methyltransferase — protein MEQHTIQSLQTKKPPFRADQVGSLLRSKRIQKARSQRAAGEITADQLRLIENEEIARIVEKQKEIGLQAVTDGEFRRAWWHFDFLENLDGVESYETESGISFHQMQTKSHGIKVTGKLDFTDHPMLEDYQYLHSIAGSHIAKMTIPSPSMLHLRGKIEKTAYGDEEEFFHDLAKTYQKAIQAFYDAGCRYLQLDDTSWGALCSTEKREEMLAQGVDPDQLSTTYMKLINEAVAVRPDDMTITMHICRGNYRSTWFSSGGYEPVAEVLFNGLNIDAFFLEYDSDRAGGFEPLRFVNRSDLKIVLGLITSKAGELENPDDIKRRIDEASHYVDLNQLCLSTQCGFASTEEGNLLTEEQQWAKLRHVVQIAQDIWK, from the coding sequence TTGGAACAACACACAATTCAATCACTGCAAACCAAAAAACCGCCGTTTCGTGCGGATCAAGTGGGCAGTTTGTTAAGATCAAAACGGATTCAAAAAGCTCGTTCTCAAAGAGCAGCAGGCGAAATAACAGCTGACCAATTGCGGCTGATTGAAAATGAAGAAATCGCACGGATCGTTGAAAAACAAAAAGAAATCGGGCTTCAAGCCGTGACAGATGGTGAATTTCGCCGAGCATGGTGGCACTTTGATTTCCTTGAAAACCTTGACGGCGTCGAAAGCTATGAAACAGAAAGCGGCATTTCATTTCATCAAATGCAAACAAAGTCTCATGGAATTAAAGTGACAGGAAAATTGGATTTCACAGACCACCCTATGCTGGAAGATTATCAATATCTCCATAGCATCGCCGGCAGCCATATTGCTAAAATGACCATTCCAAGTCCAAGTATGCTTCATTTAAGAGGCAAAATCGAAAAAACCGCTTACGGGGACGAAGAAGAATTTTTCCATGATTTAGCTAAAACTTATCAAAAGGCGATACAAGCTTTTTATGATGCAGGCTGTCGCTACTTGCAGCTCGATGATACGTCTTGGGGCGCCCTGTGTTCAACCGAGAAAAGAGAAGAAATGCTGGCTCAAGGAGTAGACCCCGATCAATTGAGCACTACATACATGAAGTTAATAAACGAAGCTGTGGCGGTCCGTCCGGATGATATGACGATTACCATGCACATTTGCCGTGGCAATTATCGCTCGACATGGTTTTCTTCCGGCGGCTATGAGCCGGTAGCAGAAGTCCTGTTTAACGGATTGAATATAGACGCCTTTTTCCTCGAATATGACAGCGACCGAGCTGGCGGCTTTGAACCGCTCCGATTCGTGAATCGATCCGATTTGAAAATTGTGCTCGGCTTAATCACATCAAAAGCGGGAGAACTGGAAAATCCAGACGATATTAAACGGCGCATTGATGAAGCCTCCCATTATGTTGATTTAAACCAATTATGTTTAAGCACACAGTGCGGTTTTGCTTCAACAGAAGAAGGCAACTTGTTAACGGAAGAACAGCAATGGGCGAAACTGCGCCATGTCGTTCAAATTGCCCAAGATATATGGAAATAA
- the pepT gene encoding peptidase T, protein MKKEVMERFISYVKVDTQSDENSNTCPSTPGQWTLARMLVDELKAIGMEDVTVDENGYVMATLPANTEKNVPTIGFLAHLDTATDFTGAGVQPQIVENYDGGDIILNKSLNVVLSPKDFPELANYKGHTLITTDGTTLLGADDKAGIAEIMTAMAYLLDHPEIKHGKVRVAFTPDEEIGRGPHKFNVDAFDAKYAYTVDGGPLGELEYENFNAAAAKITIKGNNVHPGTAKGKMVNSTKIAMELHRKLPEKESPEYTEGYEGFYHLLAINGDVEQTTLHYIIRDFDREQFNARKAQLEKIVEEFRNIYGKDNILLELKDQYYNMKEKIEPVKEIVDIAYEAMKNLDIEPKVTPIRGGTDGAQLSYMGLPTPNLFAGGENFHGKYEYISADNMVKATNVIIEIIKLFEQKANA, encoded by the coding sequence ATGAAAAAGGAAGTAATGGAAAGATTTATTTCTTATGTCAAAGTGGACACTCAATCTGATGAAAACAGCAACACTTGTCCATCTACTCCCGGCCAGTGGACGCTTGCCCGCATGCTTGTGGACGAATTAAAAGCGATCGGCATGGAAGATGTGACAGTGGATGAAAACGGCTATGTGATGGCCACTCTTCCGGCCAATACGGAAAAAAATGTCCCGACCATTGGATTTTTGGCCCATCTGGATACAGCGACTGATTTTACCGGTGCCGGCGTTCAACCGCAAATTGTCGAAAACTATGACGGCGGTGACATTATCTTAAATAAATCTCTAAATGTCGTACTTTCGCCAAAAGATTTTCCTGAACTGGCTAACTATAAAGGCCACACGTTGATTACCACTGACGGCACCACTCTTCTCGGCGCCGATGATAAAGCGGGGATTGCCGAGATCATGACGGCTATGGCTTATTTATTGGATCATCCAGAAATTAAGCACGGAAAGGTAAGAGTGGCGTTTACACCGGATGAAGAAATTGGAAGAGGTCCTCATAAATTCAATGTAGACGCTTTTGATGCAAAATATGCTTACACAGTGGACGGCGGCCCACTCGGCGAACTGGAGTATGAAAACTTTAACGCTGCCGCTGCCAAAATTACGATCAAAGGCAACAACGTACATCCCGGAACAGCGAAAGGGAAAATGGTGAACTCGACAAAGATTGCCATGGAACTCCATCGTAAACTGCCGGAAAAGGAATCACCTGAATATACGGAAGGATACGAAGGATTCTATCATTTGCTTGCGATCAACGGTGATGTCGAACAAACAACTTTGCACTACATCATCAGGGATTTTGATCGAGAACAATTCAACGCCCGAAAAGCCCAATTAGAAAAGATTGTAGAAGAATTCAGAAATATATACGGGAAAGATAATATTTTGTTGGAACTCAAAGATCAATATTATAATATGAAAGAAAAAATCGAACCGGTCAAAGAAATTGTCGACATTGCGTACGAAGCGATGAAAAATTTAGACATTGAACCGAAAGTTACACCGATCCGAGGAGGTACCGACGGCGCACAGCTATCGTACATGGGCCTCCCGACACCTAATCTTTTTGCAGGCGGAGAAAACTTCCACGGCAAATATGAATACATTTCCGCCGACAATATGGTAAAAGCAACGAACGTGATTATTGAAATCATCAAACTGTTTGAACAAAAGGCCAATGCATGA
- a CDS encoding glycosyltransferase family 8 protein, whose translation MMNILVTLNANYLPPLKVLLHSLFCNNKNESFSIYLLYSDIPDQDIKTLEQYIFSKGHRFTPIFVDSKWFQDAPVFRHYTSEMYYRLAAYQFLPEDVDRILYLDPDIVCINPITDFYWTDFENCLFVAAEHEHSAKMARAINKLRLRTPNAKGYFNTGVLLMNMASIRKEVNIEEIYQFIEKNKLKLVLPDQDVLNALYWDKIKPADSLKYNYDARYYELSKLIPKRKHTIDWIRRNTVLIHYCGKDKPWHKQYKNELKCFYDQYKE comes from the coding sequence ATGATGAACATTCTTGTGACACTGAATGCCAATTACTTACCCCCGCTGAAAGTACTATTACATTCACTGTTCTGCAACAACAAAAACGAGTCATTTTCCATCTATCTTCTATATTCCGACATACCGGATCAAGACATAAAAACTTTGGAGCAATACATATTCTCAAAAGGACATCGTTTCACTCCCATATTCGTAGATTCGAAATGGTTTCAAGATGCACCTGTATTTCGGCACTACACATCCGAAATGTATTATCGGCTGGCCGCTTATCAATTTTTGCCGGAGGATGTCGATCGAATATTGTATCTTGATCCGGATATTGTTTGTATTAATCCGATCACAGATTTTTATTGGACCGATTTTGAAAATTGCTTATTTGTCGCTGCCGAGCACGAACATTCTGCTAAAATGGCGCGGGCAATCAACAAATTGCGGTTGCGTACACCAAATGCGAAGGGCTATTTTAATACAGGTGTGTTGTTGATGAACATGGCGTCTATCCGAAAAGAAGTGAATATCGAAGAGATCTACCAGTTTATCGAAAAAAACAAATTAAAACTCGTTCTCCCAGACCAAGACGTATTGAATGCTTTATATTGGGATAAAATCAAGCCGGCAGACAGCCTGAAATACAATTACGATGCCCGCTATTATGAACTTTCGAAACTGATCCCTAAGCGAAAACACACTATCGACTGGATTCGCCGCAACACCGTTTTAATCCATTATTGCGGAAAAGACAAGCCTTGGCATAAACAGTACAAAAATGAACTCAAGTGTTTTTACGATCAATATAAGGAATGA